A window from Carassius gibelio isolate Cgi1373 ecotype wild population from Czech Republic chromosome B3, carGib1.2-hapl.c, whole genome shotgun sequence encodes these proteins:
- the LOC127953442 gene encoding uncharacterized protein LOC127953442 — MACQTKQPAKKDAACQNHPDMKHMLTQHRWKPEQRSKSTAACEKLTQVFLAPKLLKDLENLSSDFQTSGLESYHSLILKFAPKSVAFSFVGMLCRTQLAAMHYNKNSGRPQATTAAGELRWHMQNPRYRRGEYTVRLLKRNPTFEYVDRLQDLLFESVLEQPQLFQESLKGLQVHDHLCTQFQRPEKSEAVAQHTSRFRPPSVCL; from the exons ATGGCGTGTCAGACCAAACAGCCCGCCAAAAAAGATGCTGCATGTCAAAACCATCCCGACATGAAGCATATGTTAACGCAACATCGCTGGAAACCTGAACAAAGGAGCAAGA gtACTGCTGCATGTGAAAAGCTCACTCAGGTCTTCTTGGCACCCAAGTTGCTGAAAGACCTAGAGAACCTAAGTTCTGACTTCCAGACGTCAGGACTGGAGTCATATCACAGTCTGATCCTCAAGTTTGCACCAAAGAGCGTGGCATTCTCTTTTGTGGGGATGTTGTGCCG GACTCAACTTGCAGCCATGCACTACAATAAAAATAGCGGAAGACCACAAGCAACAACAGCTGCAGGGGAGCTCCGATGGCACATGCAGAATCCACGCTACAGAAGAGGAGAGTACACAGTACGACTTCTGAAAAGAAATCCCACATTTg AATATGTTGACAGATTGCAGGATCTGCTTTTTGAAAGTGTGTTGGAGCAGCCACAACTGTTTCAGGAATCTCTAAAAGGACTGCAAGTTCATGACCACCTCTGCACACAGTTTCAAAGACCTGAAAAGAGTGAAGCTGTTGCACAACACACGTCACGATTTAGACcaccttctgtctgtctgtga